In Methylobacterium aquaticum, the following are encoded in one genomic region:
- the amaB gene encoding L-piperidine-6-carboxylate dehydrogenase, producing the protein MAPTILSVRDDTLAVLERLGVPASSFAEEGLPARSPVDGGVVATVRQTTSDEAEAVVANAAQAFLAWRRVPGPRRGELVRLLAEELRAHKDDLGRLVTLEAGKILSEGLGEVQEMIDICDFAVGLSRQLHGLTIATERPDHRMMEVWHPLGVCGVITAFNFPVAVWSWNAALALVCGDPVIWKPSEKTPLTALAVHALATKAVKRFGAEAPDGLLGLLVGGRELGERLVEDERVALVSATGSTAMGRQVAPKLAARFARAILELGGNNAAIVAPSADLDLALRAIAFAAMGTAGQRCTTLRRLFVHDSVYDALVPRLKAAYGSVRIGDPRDPATLIGPLIDVAAADAMARALDEARAIGGTVHGGERLRDIRGEAAAYVRPALVEMPEQTGPMRRETFAPILYVTRYTALEEAIQAQNAVAAGLSSSIFTKDLSEAEIFLSASGSDCGIANVNIGPSGAEIGGAFGGEKETGGGREAGSDSWKAYMRRATNTINYGKTLPLAQGVTFEV; encoded by the coding sequence ATGGCCCCCACCATCCTGTCCGTCCGCGACGACACCCTGGCGGTCCTGGAGCGCCTCGGCGTCCCGGCCTCGTCCTTCGCGGAAGAGGGACTCCCGGCCCGCTCGCCGGTCGATGGCGGCGTGGTGGCGACGGTGCGCCAGACCACGTCCGACGAGGCCGAGGCGGTGGTGGCGAATGCGGCGCAGGCCTTCCTCGCCTGGCGCCGGGTGCCCGGCCCGCGCCGCGGCGAGCTGGTGCGGCTGCTGGCGGAGGAGCTGCGTGCGCACAAGGACGATCTCGGCCGCCTCGTGACCCTGGAGGCCGGCAAGATCCTCTCGGAGGGCCTCGGCGAGGTCCAGGAGATGATCGACATCTGCGACTTCGCCGTCGGCCTGTCGCGGCAATTGCACGGGCTGACCATCGCCACCGAGCGGCCGGATCACCGCATGATGGAGGTCTGGCACCCGCTTGGTGTCTGCGGCGTGATCACGGCGTTCAACTTCCCCGTGGCGGTGTGGTCGTGGAACGCCGCCTTGGCGCTGGTCTGCGGCGATCCGGTGATCTGGAAGCCGTCGGAGAAGACCCCGCTCACCGCGCTCGCCGTCCACGCGCTCGCCACGAAGGCGGTGAAGCGCTTCGGTGCGGAAGCGCCCGACGGCCTGCTCGGGCTGCTGGTCGGCGGGCGGGAGCTGGGCGAGCGGCTGGTCGAGGACGAGCGCGTGGCGCTCGTGTCGGCCACCGGCTCGACCGCGATGGGCCGGCAGGTGGCGCCGAAGCTCGCCGCCCGCTTCGCCCGGGCGATCCTGGAACTCGGCGGCAACAACGCCGCCATCGTGGCTCCGTCCGCCGATCTCGACCTCGCCTTGCGCGCCATCGCCTTCGCGGCGATGGGCACCGCCGGCCAGCGCTGCACCACCCTGCGGCGCCTCTTCGTGCACGACTCGGTCTACGATGCCCTCGTGCCGCGCCTGAAGGCGGCCTACGGCTCGGTGCGGATCGGCGATCCGCGCGACCCCGCCACCCTGATCGGCCCGCTGATCGACGTCGCGGCCGCCGACGCCATGGCGCGTGCCCTCGACGAGGCCCGGGCCATCGGCGGCACGGTGCATGGCGGCGAGCGCCTGCGCGATATCCGCGGCGAGGCGGCGGCTTATGTCCGCCCGGCTCTCGTCGAGATGCCCGAGCAGACCGGCCCGATGCGCCGCGAGACCTTCGCGCCGATCCTCTACGTGACCCGCTACACCGCGCTGGAGGAGGCGATCCAGGCCCAGAACGCGGTGGCGGCCGGCCTGTCCTCGTCGATCTTCACGAAGGACCTGTCGGAGGCCGAGATCTTCCTGTCGGCCTCGGGGTCCGATTGCGGCATCGCCAACGTCAATATCGGGCCGTCGGGCGCCGAGATCGGCGGCGCCTTCGGCGGCGAGAAGGAGACGGGCGGCGGCCGCGAGGCGGGCTCGGATTCCTGGAAGGCCTATATGCGGCGGGCCACCAACACCATCAATTACGGCAAGACCCTGCCGCTGGCGCAGGGCGTGACGTTCGAGGTGTAA
- a CDS encoding M20 aminoacylase family protein: protein MPVINRVAALSDEITAWRRDFHQHPELLFALDRTSGLVAERLRAFGCDEVVTGLGKTGVVAVIRGRDTGSGKVIGLRADMDALPIEETSGVPHRSTVPGTMHACGHDGHTAMLLGAAKYLAETRNFDGTAVMIFQPAEEGGGGADVMLKDGLMERFGIQEVYGLHNMPGLPLGSFAIRPGAIMAAADRITITVNGKGGHAAAPHNCIDPVLVASHIVTALQSITSRTIDPIESAVISITQVKAGDAFNVIPEFAILNGTVRTLSESVRDLCEARIAQVASNVAAAFGATATADYGRGYPVTANDPGRASFMADVAAEVSGEGAVERAVQPMMGAEDFSYMLNARPGAYIFLGTGPGAGLHHPAYDFNDQAAPYGVSLFARMIERAMPAA, encoded by the coding sequence GCGCCGCGACTTCCACCAGCATCCCGAGCTGCTGTTCGCCCTCGACCGCACCTCGGGTCTCGTGGCCGAGCGGCTGCGCGCCTTCGGCTGCGACGAGGTGGTGACGGGATTGGGCAAGACCGGCGTCGTCGCCGTCATTCGCGGCCGCGATACCGGCTCGGGCAAGGTGATCGGCCTTCGCGCCGACATGGACGCCCTGCCGATCGAGGAGACGAGCGGCGTCCCCCACCGCTCGACGGTGCCTGGCACGATGCACGCCTGCGGCCATGACGGGCACACCGCGATGCTGCTCGGCGCCGCCAAGTACCTGGCCGAGACCCGCAACTTCGACGGCACGGCCGTCATGATCTTCCAGCCGGCGGAGGAGGGCGGCGGCGGCGCCGACGTGATGCTGAAGGACGGCCTGATGGAGCGCTTCGGCATCCAGGAGGTCTACGGCCTGCACAACATGCCGGGCTTGCCGCTGGGCAGCTTCGCGATCCGCCCCGGCGCGATCATGGCGGCGGCCGACCGGATCACCATCACGGTCAACGGCAAGGGCGGCCACGCGGCGGCCCCGCACAACTGCATCGATCCGGTGCTGGTCGCCTCGCACATCGTCACCGCGCTCCAATCGATCACCTCGCGCACGATCGATCCGATCGAGTCGGCGGTGATCTCGATCACCCAGGTGAAGGCCGGCGACGCCTTCAACGTGATCCCGGAATTCGCGATCCTCAACGGCACGGTGCGCACCCTCTCGGAGAGTGTCCGCGACCTGTGCGAGGCGCGCATCGCCCAGGTGGCCTCGAACGTCGCCGCCGCCTTCGGTGCGACCGCCACCGCCGATTACGGCCGCGGCTATCCGGTGACCGCCAACGATCCGGGGCGGGCGAGCTTCATGGCCGACGTCGCGGCGGAGGTCTCGGGCGAGGGCGCGGTGGAGCGCGCGGTGCAGCCGATGATGGGCGCGGAGGATTTCTCCTACATGCTGAACGCCCGGCCGGGCGCCTACATCTTCCTCGGCACCGGCCCCGGCGCCGGGCTGCACCACCCGGCCTACGACTTCAACGATCAGGCCGCGCCCTACGGCGTGTCGCTGTTCGCCCGGATGATCGAGCGGGCGATGCCGGCGGCGTGA